From the Thermococcus sp. 18S1 genome, one window contains:
- a CDS encoding tRNA (N(6)-L-threonylcarbamoyladenosine(37)-C(2))-methylthiotransferase, whose product MVRVHVETYGCTRNRADAEMMEALLVSAGYMLVESPETADYVVVNTCAVKDPTEKHMRERIKELLDAGKRVIVTGCLPHVNPDVIDPRVSGILGVKSIDRIAEAISVAERGGKLVSVEGWRERNLDKLELPRLWKNGVAFVVPISEGCLNGCTYCATRFARGVLKSYKPELVVRWVKDALARGYKEIQLSSEDTGCYGFDIGTNLAKLLDEITAIEGEFRIRVGMMNPNHAIKILDDLVDVYLDEKVYKFLHLPVQSGDDEVLRRMGRTYTVEEFEEIVRTFRKKVRDLNLNTDIIVGFPGESDEAFENTVELIKRVRPDKINVSRYSPRPGTIAARWKQIPGWRVKERSRALHRLRLQIAHEINRAYLGRTVEVLVHGAGEKGGVEARTFNYKDIILDSGEPGEFLRARVEWAGSTYLKGTSLR is encoded by the coding sequence ATGGTAAGGGTTCACGTCGAGACCTACGGGTGCACGAGGAACAGGGCCGATGCGGAGATGATGGAGGCCCTTCTGGTTAGTGCGGGCTATATGCTGGTGGAGAGCCCCGAAACTGCCGATTACGTCGTGGTGAACACCTGTGCCGTCAAGGATCCAACTGAGAAGCACATGCGTGAGAGGATAAAGGAGCTCCTCGATGCGGGCAAGAGGGTAATCGTCACCGGCTGCCTGCCCCACGTTAACCCCGATGTAATAGACCCCCGCGTTTCTGGAATACTCGGCGTCAAGAGCATAGACAGGATAGCTGAGGCGATAAGCGTAGCGGAGCGCGGCGGAAAGCTGGTGAGCGTTGAGGGCTGGCGTGAGAGGAACCTCGATAAACTCGAACTTCCCCGCCTCTGGAAAAACGGCGTTGCCTTCGTTGTGCCCATAAGCGAGGGCTGTCTCAACGGGTGCACCTACTGCGCAACCCGCTTCGCCAGAGGCGTTCTGAAGAGCTACAAACCGGAGCTCGTCGTCAGGTGGGTTAAGGATGCCCTTGCCAGGGGATACAAGGAGATCCAGCTGTCGAGCGAGGACACCGGCTGCTATGGCTTCGACATCGGGACGAATCTAGCCAAGCTTCTCGACGAGATAACGGCCATAGAGGGTGAGTTCAGGATTAGGGTCGGCATGATGAACCCCAACCATGCGATAAAGATACTGGATGACCTCGTTGACGTTTATCTTGACGAGAAGGTCTACAAGTTCCTCCACCTGCCCGTTCAGAGCGGCGACGATGAGGTTCTCAGGAGAATGGGGAGAACGTACACTGTGGAAGAGTTCGAGGAGATAGTTCGAACATTTCGTAAGAAAGTTCGTGATTTGAACCTCAATACGGACATCATAGTGGGCTTTCCGGGGGAGAGCGATGAGGCCTTTGAGAACACTGTTGAGCTCATCAAGCGCGTCCGGCCGGACAAGATAAACGTTTCCCGCTACTCGCCGAGACCCGGCACGATAGCGGCCAGATGGAAGCAGATTCCCGGCTGGAGGGTCAAGGAACGCTCAAGGGCCCTTCACAGGCTCAGGCTTCAGATAGCCCACGAGATAAACCGTGCCTACCTCGGCAGGACTGTGGAGGTTCTCGTCCATGGGGCCGGGGAGAAGGGCGGTGTTGAAGCTAGGACTTTCAACTACAAGGATATAATTCTCGATTCCGGTGAACCCGGCGAATTCCTGCGGGCTCGGGTCGAATGGGCCGGTTCGACGTACCTTAAGGGTACGTCCCTCCGCTGA
- a CDS encoding TRAM domain-containing protein, which produces MYGDGFGGGYEAPVKVGERYRVRIESLGKGGDGIAKIKGFVIFVPNTQVGDEVEIVINSVKRKFAFGEVI; this is translated from the coding sequence ATGTATGGAGATGGATTTGGCGGTGGCTACGAAGCCCCTGTTAAGGTTGGAGAAAGGTATAGAGTTAGGATTGAGAGCCTTGGAAAGGGTGGCGATGGTATCGCCAAGATAAAGGGCTTCGTTATATTCGTCCCGAACACCCAGGTCGGCGACGAGGTTGAGATCGTCATTAACTCGGTCAAGAGGAAGTTCGCCTTTGGCGAAGTCATCTGA
- a CDS encoding monovalent cation/H+ antiporter subunit E, producing MGFIPVFIWSFVLWLVLTAGSKGMLWSPEELVAGVVFSGIIAFTTKDVIGEKASRFLNPAKWVGFVVYSIGPLFWGMVKANLDVAYRVITGRIKPGIVRVPVDLENDAQYTILSNSITLTPGTLTIDACPEEKALYVHWINVTEKEPESSEVIAGSFEKWARRLGR from the coding sequence ATGGGTTTCATCCCTGTATTCATTTGGTCATTCGTGCTCTGGCTTGTGCTGACAGCGGGCAGCAAGGGTATGCTGTGGAGTCCAGAAGAGCTCGTCGCGGGAGTGGTGTTCTCGGGGATAATCGCTTTCACGACGAAGGACGTCATAGGCGAGAAGGCATCCCGCTTCCTCAACCCGGCGAAGTGGGTCGGCTTTGTGGTTTACTCCATCGGCCCGCTCTTCTGGGGCATGGTCAAGGCGAACCTCGACGTTGCCTACCGCGTCATAACCGGCAGGATAAAGCCCGGAATCGTCCGCGTTCCGGTCGATCTCGAAAACGACGCCCAGTACACGATACTCAGCAACTCGATAACGCTCACCCCGGGAACGCTCACGATAGACGCATGCCCGGAGGAGAAGGCCCTCTACGTCCACTGGATAAACGTCACCGAGAAGGAGCCGGAGAGCTCCGAGGTCATAGCGGGTTCATTCGAAAAATGGGCGAGGAGGCTGGGAAGATGA
- a CDS encoding cation:proton antiporter produces MIAPEFFYAAVIVMIGAFLALLRVFFGPSVPDRVVGVDTLNTLIVAGMVLLGAAYDRTIYIDIAIVYALLSYVGTLAIAKYLQGGLE; encoded by the coding sequence ATGATAGCACCTGAGTTCTTCTATGCCGCGGTCATAGTCATGATCGGAGCATTCCTGGCGCTGCTCAGGGTGTTCTTCGGCCCCAGCGTGCCGGATAGGGTCGTTGGAGTGGACACCCTCAACACGCTCATCGTTGCCGGAATGGTTCTCCTCGGAGCGGCCTACGACAGGACGATATACATCGATATCGCCATCGTCTACGCCCTTCTGAGCTACGTGGGAACCCTGGCCATAGCCAAATACCTCCAGGGGGGATTGGAATGA
- the mnhG gene encoding monovalent cation/H(+) antiporter subunit G, which yields MSAVTYVIYAFLTINIVFNLLGSFSLHRFPDVYTRLHGATKCTTFGTIFAVLAVVVHAAYQLHLTGDPKYLQMALHSLVALIALLLTNPTGAHAIAKAAHLSGYKPVKAVIDAYEDKLRGGAE from the coding sequence ATGAGTGCAGTCACTTACGTCATCTACGCATTCCTCACGATAAACATAGTCTTCAACCTGCTGGGCAGCTTCTCGCTCCACAGGTTCCCGGACGTCTACACGAGACTCCACGGAGCGACCAAGTGCACCACCTTCGGAACGATATTCGCGGTTCTGGCGGTGGTGGTTCACGCCGCCTACCAGCTCCACCTCACCGGAGACCCCAAGTACCTCCAGATGGCGCTTCACAGCCTCGTTGCCCTCATCGCGTTGCTCCTCACGAACCCGACCGGGGCCCACGCGATAGCCAAGGCGGCCCATCTGAGCGGCTACAAGCCTGTCAAAGCCGTCATTGACGCCTACGAGGACAAGCTCAGGGGTGGTGCCGAATGA
- a CDS encoding DUF4040 domain-containing protein has translation MNALSMDMVIQFGILLGVLVAAYITITMRDLLSAAIASAAMSLLLSLEFYMLHAPDVAIAEAAVGAGVVTAIVVYGIAKTERWEREGP, from the coding sequence ATGAACGCCCTTTCGATGGATATGGTCATACAGTTCGGAATACTCCTCGGTGTGCTGGTGGCGGCCTACATCACGATAACGATGAGAGACCTGCTCAGCGCGGCAATAGCTTCCGCCGCCATGAGTCTGCTCCTCAGCCTGGAGTTCTACATGCTCCACGCGCCGGACGTAGCGATAGCCGAGGCCGCGGTCGGAGCCGGCGTCGTTACGGCCATAGTAGTGTATGGAATAGCCAAAACGGAGAGATGGGAGCGTGAGGGACCATGA
- the mbhE gene encoding hydrogen gas-evolving membrane-bound hydrogenase subunit E codes for MKRTFGALALLFLLGVLLVVASPSTGIKFGLGGEDWKAYRYTDQYYIDHGVEEVGGTNIVTDIVFDYRGYDTLGEATVLFTAIAGAVALLRPWRRDEDEE; via the coding sequence ATGAAGAGGACTTTCGGAGCTCTCGCACTGCTGTTCCTCCTGGGAGTGCTGCTCGTCGTTGCGAGCCCCTCAACCGGAATAAAGTTCGGCCTCGGCGGCGAGGACTGGAAGGCCTACCGCTACACCGACCAGTACTACATAGACCACGGTGTTGAGGAGGTAGGCGGAACCAACATAGTTACGGACATAGTGTTCGACTACCGTGGCTACGATACCCTCGGAGAGGCAACGGTTCTCTTCACTGCCATAGCAGGAGCGGTTGCACTTCTCAGGCCCTGGAGGAGGGATGAGGATGAAGAGTGA
- a CDS encoding Na(+)/H(+) antiporter subunit B, whose amino-acid sequence MKSDMGLIVKTTARATIPLIGIFGAYVVSHGHLTPGGGFQGGATIAGAGILFLIAFGLGEMKRRYNHHLYSALEGLGGLVFLGAAMLGLGVAFFYNTLWQGGPVFNGQPGTLLSAGYLPIMNLAVGLKVFAGLVSAMVAIAAFRRWNE is encoded by the coding sequence ATGAAGAGTGACATGGGACTCATAGTCAAAACTACCGCGAGAGCTACCATCCCGCTCATAGGAATCTTCGGCGCCTACGTGGTCTCACACGGTCACCTCACTCCGGGAGGTGGCTTCCAGGGAGGAGCGACCATAGCCGGAGCCGGGATACTGTTCCTCATAGCCTTCGGGCTTGGTGAGATGAAGAGGCGCTACAACCACCACCTCTACTCGGCCCTCGAAGGTCTGGGCGGCCTGGTATTCCTCGGAGCGGCCATGCTCGGCCTCGGCGTGGCGTTCTTCTACAACACGCTGTGGCAGGGTGGGCCGGTCTTCAACGGTCAGCCAGGAACGCTGCTCTCGGCGGGTTACCTGCCGATAATGAACCTCGCCGTGGGACTGAAGGTCTTTGCGGGACTGGTCAGCGCGATGGTTGCCATAGCAGCGTTCAGGAGGTGGAACGAATGA
- a CDS encoding NADH-quinone oxidoreductase subunit K, with protein sequence MIPFQFITAFLLIAMGIYALLYKRNLIKLILALNIIDAGIHLLLISFGYRIEAGQIPTAPIYTGYETVKSAMVAPIPQALTLTSIVIGVCVLSLAMALTINAYRHYGSLDVNKLRRLRG encoded by the coding sequence ATGATACCCTTCCAGTTCATCACTGCCTTCCTGCTGATAGCCATGGGAATCTACGCCCTCCTCTACAAGAGGAACCTCATCAAGCTCATACTGGCCCTCAACATCATAGATGCCGGCATACACCTGCTCCTCATAAGCTTCGGATACCGCATAGAGGCAGGCCAGATACCGACGGCACCAATCTACACGGGCTACGAGACCGTAAAGAGCGCAATGGTCGCCCCGATTCCGCAGGCGCTCACGCTCACCAGCATAGTCATCGGGGTCTGCGTTCTCTCGCTGGCGATGGCCCTCACGATAAACGCCTACAGGCACTACGGAAGCCTCGATGTTAACAAGCTCAGGAGGTTGAGAGGATGA
- a CDS encoding proton-conducting transporter membrane subunit → MNGLIPYLIIVPLLGAFALPIVGLAGRKARELWAILITGITLGVAAGLFKEVWESGEILVYTLGAKGPLGNGVPFPIRIVWEVDLLGALFALMVTFIAFVAVLYSSEYMRHDTGLEKYYALVLVLEVGMLGIAITGDLFNFYVFLEIMSIASYALVAFRNDTWEGIEAGIKYMFVGSLASSFILLGIVLLYGQYGTLTMAYLAKMIAENPTFTAKVALGLLAGGLLFKSGAVPVHMWLSDAHPAAPSSISAMLSGLVIKIGGTYALARLAFSVFSAGISTKTIGWIIIFFACVTLIVGNAMAVIQTDMKRLFAFSSVGQIGYILLGIGIGLAAYGSDVGQVALAGAIYHTVNHAIMKALLFLVAGAVIHQLGTKNLNELSGIARKMPVTSFAFLVGAAAIIGLPPLNGFASKWLIYESSALFNPFLAAVAVIGTAFCTAAYIRVLFTFFGRPSERVMNAEEPGKAMLVPMLILVVAIIIMGLFPWAISDKVMLPAAKTLENLGAYVSAVLGGA, encoded by the coding sequence ATGAACGGGCTGATCCCATACCTCATCATAGTCCCGCTCCTTGGAGCATTCGCACTGCCCATAGTCGGCCTCGCGGGAAGGAAGGCCAGGGAGCTGTGGGCGATACTCATCACCGGCATCACCCTCGGCGTCGCGGCCGGACTGTTCAAAGAAGTCTGGGAGAGCGGCGAGATACTGGTCTACACCCTCGGAGCGAAGGGGCCCCTTGGAAACGGAGTTCCGTTCCCGATAAGGATAGTCTGGGAGGTAGACCTGCTGGGCGCACTCTTCGCCCTGATGGTGACCTTCATAGCCTTCGTGGCCGTGCTCTACTCCAGCGAGTACATGAGGCACGACACCGGGCTTGAGAAGTACTACGCCCTGGTCCTCGTCCTCGAGGTCGGCATGCTCGGCATAGCCATAACCGGGGACCTGTTCAACTTCTACGTCTTCCTGGAGATAATGAGCATAGCGAGCTACGCCCTCGTTGCATTCAGGAACGACACCTGGGAGGGCATCGAGGCGGGCATAAAGTACATGTTCGTCGGCTCCCTCGCCAGCTCGTTCATCCTCCTCGGCATAGTACTCCTCTACGGCCAGTACGGAACGCTGACTATGGCATATCTGGCCAAGATGATAGCCGAGAACCCGACTTTCACCGCCAAGGTGGCCCTCGGCCTCCTCGCGGGCGGACTGCTCTTCAAGAGCGGCGCCGTTCCGGTGCACATGTGGCTCTCAGATGCTCACCCGGCGGCACCGAGCTCGATCAGTGCCATGCTCTCTGGTCTCGTCATCAAGATAGGCGGCACCTACGCCCTGGCGAGGCTCGCCTTCAGCGTCTTCAGCGCCGGAATCAGCACCAAGACTATCGGTTGGATAATCATATTCTTCGCCTGCGTGACCCTCATAGTCGGAAACGCGATGGCGGTGATACAGACCGACATGAAGAGGCTCTTCGCCTTCTCCAGCGTCGGCCAGATAGGCTACATCCTTCTCGGCATAGGAATCGGCCTTGCCGCGTACGGAAGCGACGTCGGCCAGGTCGCCCTTGCCGGAGCGATATACCACACCGTGAACCACGCGATAATGAAGGCCCTCCTGTTCCTCGTCGCGGGAGCGGTCATACACCAGCTCGGAACCAAGAACCTCAACGAGCTGAGCGGAATAGCCAGGAAGATGCCGGTCACGAGCTTTGCATTCCTGGTCGGCGCGGCCGCGATAATTGGCCTTCCGCCGCTCAACGGCTTCGCGAGCAAGTGGCTCATCTACGAGAGCTCGGCACTCTTCAACCCGTTCCTCGCGGCGGTAGCGGTCATAGGCACGGCATTCTGTACCGCCGCCTACATCAGGGTGCTCTTCACGTTCTTTGGAAGGCCGAGCGAGAGGGTCATGAACGCGGAGGAGCCAGGAAAGGCCATGCTCGTGCCGATGCTCATACTGGTGGTGGCAATAATCATCATGGGGCTCTTCCCATGGGCCATCAGCGACAAGGTCATGCTTCCGGCGGCAAAGACTCTGGAGAACTTAGGGGCTTACGTTTCGGCGGTGCTGGGGGGTGCGTGA
- a CDS encoding hydrogenase, whose product MFGYWDALYFIYVFAIGLLISYVLYKWAERSSTGTRRAGDGTKIFLSGEDQDEVIPQFEHFQGYVTGRHVMWGLIRGIHRMFLIFRREHTGLLSDYISYLLVTTAIIVGALIVWG is encoded by the coding sequence ATGTTTGGATACTGGGATGCACTCTACTTCATCTACGTCTTCGCCATAGGCCTGCTCATCTCGTACGTCCTCTACAAGTGGGCCGAGCGCTCCAGCACGGGGACGAGGAGAGCCGGCGATGGAACGAAGATATTCCTCAGCGGTGAGGACCAGGACGAGGTTATTCCGCAGTTCGAGCATTTCCAGGGCTACGTCACCGGAAGGCACGTCATGTGGGGCCTCATAAGGGGAATCCACAGGATGTTCCTAATCTTCCGCAGGGAGCACACCGGCCTGCTGAGCGACTACATCAGCTACCTGCTCGTCACGACCGCGATAATCGTGGGGGCACTGATAGTTTGGGGTTGA
- a CDS encoding NADH-quinone oxidoreductase subunit B family protein has protein sequence MAIKVHAQETHASGSNPSERERLEREISKLCRYIGRSPWVFHVNSGSCNGCDIEIIAALTPRYDAERFGVKLVGTPRHADILLVTGPVTDQSLERVKLVYEQTPDPKVVIAVGACPTGGSVFFESPFTNAPLDKHIPVDVFVPGCPPRPEAILYGVVLGLQKLIERIEGKEGSKE, from the coding sequence ATGGCCATCAAAGTTCATGCCCAGGAAACGCACGCGAGTGGTTCCAACCCCTCGGAGCGCGAGAGGCTTGAGAGGGAGATATCCAAGCTCTGCAGATACATAGGGCGCTCACCCTGGGTGTTCCACGTGAACAGCGGCAGCTGCAACGGCTGCGACATCGAGATAATAGCCGCGTTAACGCCGAGGTACGACGCCGAACGCTTCGGTGTGAAGCTCGTCGGAACGCCGAGGCACGCCGACATACTGCTCGTGACCGGGCCCGTGACCGATCAGAGTCTCGAGAGGGTCAAGCTGGTCTACGAGCAGACGCCGGACCCCAAGGTCGTCATAGCCGTCGGAGCCTGCCCCACCGGCGGAAGCGTGTTCTTCGAGAGCCCGTTCACCAACGCGCCGCTGGACAAGCACATTCCCGTGGACGTCTTCGTGCCCGGCTGCCCGCCGAGGCCCGAGGCGATACTCTACGGAGTCGTGCTCGGCCTGCAGAAGCTGATAGAGAGAATTGAAGGTAAGGAGGGGAGCAAAGAATGA
- a CDS encoding NADH-quinone oxidoreductase subunit C, whose protein sequence is MNVDEFVKVFGERFPEAEVRVSENKMPHPKRRIWVEIDRERFHDAMKFIKELDPKAQFSIIIGIDAGDRLLAKYHMEMFWEDGESLSLVIGTSVPKDDPKLPTVTDIFPSALPYERENQEFLGLLFEGIPDPRRLFLPDDFPEGIYPLRLDETGIKPEMVKNAGHPYKIGGAKK, encoded by the coding sequence ATGAACGTTGACGAGTTCGTTAAGGTCTTTGGCGAGAGGTTCCCCGAGGCGGAGGTAAGGGTGAGCGAGAACAAGATGCCCCACCCGAAGAGGCGCATCTGGGTCGAGATAGACAGGGAGAGGTTCCACGACGCCATGAAGTTCATCAAGGAGCTCGACCCTAAGGCCCAGTTCTCCATCATAATAGGGATAGACGCCGGCGACAGACTGCTCGCCAAGTACCACATGGAGATGTTCTGGGAGGATGGGGAGAGCCTGTCGCTCGTCATAGGCACGAGCGTCCCCAAGGATGACCCCAAGCTGCCAACGGTCACGGACATCTTCCCGAGCGCGCTGCCATACGAGAGGGAGAACCAGGAGTTCCTCGGCCTGCTCTTTGAGGGAATCCCCGACCCAAGGAGGCTCTTCCTGCCCGACGACTTTCCGGAGGGAATCTACCCGCTGAGGCTCGATGAGACCGGGATCAAGCCAGAGATGGTGAAGAACGCCGGCCACCCGTACAAGATAGGGGGTGCAAAGAAATGA
- a CDS encoding nickel-dependent hydrogenase large subunit, whose translation MNGKLEYWVKIPIGPIHPALEEPEKFIITLDGERIINVDVKLGYNLRGLEWIAMRRNYIQILYLAERICGICSFSHNHTYSRAVEEMAGIEVPERAEYIRVIIGELERIHSHLLNLGVVGHTIGYDTTLHLSWLARERVMDILEAIGGNRVNYSINTIGGVRRDLEEKHIRAILDMIENYRNEIMPKIEEIFLYDPTVEARLRDAGVIPKRIAIEYSAQGPTARGSGVKKDVRYNEKLSVYPDLGVKPITPKEFTGVVKGDVFDRMVVRVGELWQSMELIERAIDQMPEGKIKAVPKDNTLLFQLKKAEGEGIGRYEAPRGELIHYVMGQKGKDVPAKWKMREPTFPNLFAIARALVGEQVADVPVAIASIDPCLSCTDRVAVIDTNTGRKKVLTERDLLKLSIEKTRELNPNVKAKPEVVGVGCPRGGVL comes from the coding sequence ATGAACGGAAAGCTTGAGTACTGGGTTAAGATACCCATCGGACCCATTCACCCCGCACTGGAGGAGCCCGAGAAGTTCATCATCACGCTCGACGGTGAGAGGATAATCAACGTTGACGTCAAGCTCGGCTACAACCTCAGGGGCCTCGAATGGATAGCCATGAGGAGGAACTACATCCAGATACTCTACCTAGCGGAGAGAATATGCGGAATCTGTTCCTTCTCCCACAATCACACCTACTCCCGGGCCGTTGAGGAGATGGCTGGCATCGAGGTGCCGGAGAGGGCCGAGTACATCCGTGTGATAATCGGAGAGCTGGAGAGGATCCACTCCCACCTGCTCAACCTCGGAGTCGTTGGACACACCATAGGCTACGACACCACCCTCCACCTCAGCTGGCTCGCCCGCGAGCGCGTCATGGACATCCTAGAGGCCATCGGCGGCAACAGGGTCAACTATTCCATCAACACCATCGGCGGTGTGAGGAGGGATCTGGAGGAGAAGCATATCAGGGCCATACTCGACATGATAGAGAACTACAGGAACGAAATCATGCCCAAGATAGAGGAGATATTCCTCTACGACCCAACGGTTGAGGCCCGCTTAAGGGACGCTGGAGTTATTCCAAAGAGAATCGCCATCGAGTACAGCGCCCAGGGACCGACCGCCAGAGGAAGCGGCGTGAAGAAGGACGTCCGCTACAACGAGAAGCTGAGCGTCTACCCCGACCTCGGCGTGAAGCCGATAACGCCCAAGGAGTTCACCGGCGTTGTCAAGGGAGACGTTTTCGACAGGATGGTGGTCCGCGTTGGAGAGCTCTGGCAGAGCATGGAGCTCATTGAGAGGGCCATAGACCAGATGCCGGAGGGCAAGATAAAGGCCGTTCCAAAGGACAACACCCTTCTGTTCCAGCTCAAGAAGGCCGAGGGGGAGGGAATAGGCAGGTACGAGGCGCCGCGCGGTGAGCTCATCCACTACGTCATGGGTCAGAAGGGCAAGGACGTTCCGGCGAAGTGGAAGATGCGTGAACCGACCTTCCCTAACCTGTTCGCGATAGCCAGGGCGCTTGTCGGCGAGCAGGTGGCGGACGTTCCCGTCGCGATAGCCTCGATAGACCCGTGCCTGAGCTGTACGGATAGGGTTGCTGTCATAGACACGAACACCGGAAGGAAGAAGGTCCTCACTGAGAGGGACCTCCTTAAGCTCTCCATCGAGAAGACGAGGGAGCTAAACCCGAACGTTAAGGCAAAGCCCGAAGTTGTTGGAGTAGGCTGCCCGAGGGGTGGTGTCCTATGA
- a CDS encoding respiratory chain complex I subunit 1 family protein, with protein sequence MNVLYATLGFLGIYAYVSFASLLWGGIDRKLVARMQRRMGPPLLQPFYDFLKLVSKESIIPRDANKFFELAPVLALATSIALLAYTPLGFEPIFGTKGDVILFIYLLTLIGFLRVVGAVSSGSPYAQIGAQREMIILVSREGPMMLALFTILWRLSDLGVTKPFSMGTFYEHNVWELGTPMSIIGAVVLLLVFLAWLASEIEVGYFDIPEAETELAEGTMAEYSGRHLALFELANAIKAFVSASLVVAIFFPWGLSGYIGLTGFPAVVIDLLFHTLKVFAVLFVSMSVFRAVTGRLRINQAVSLFWTRMLPAAIVGALLLAIDTLGVVA encoded by the coding sequence ATGAACGTCCTCTACGCAACGCTCGGATTCCTGGGAATTTACGCTTACGTATCCTTCGCTTCACTGCTCTGGGGAGGCATAGACAGGAAGCTGGTTGCGAGGATGCAGCGCAGGATGGGCCCCCCGCTGCTCCAGCCGTTCTACGACTTCCTGAAGCTGGTGAGCAAGGAGTCCATAATTCCAAGGGACGCCAACAAATTCTTCGAGCTGGCCCCCGTACTGGCCCTCGCCACCTCCATCGCCCTGCTCGCATACACCCCACTCGGCTTTGAACCCATCTTCGGAACCAAGGGCGACGTGATACTCTTCATCTACCTGCTGACCCTAATCGGCTTCCTCAGGGTCGTCGGTGCCGTTAGCTCGGGCTCTCCCTACGCCCAGATAGGCGCCCAGAGGGAGATGATAATCCTCGTCTCCAGGGAGGGGCCGATGATGCTGGCCCTCTTCACCATACTCTGGCGCCTCAGCGACCTCGGCGTTACAAAGCCGTTCAGCATGGGCACCTTCTACGAGCACAACGTCTGGGAGCTCGGGACGCCGATGAGCATAATAGGGGCAGTGGTACTCCTGCTCGTCTTCCTCGCCTGGCTCGCCAGCGAGATTGAGGTCGGCTACTTCGACATCCCCGAGGCCGAGACCGAGCTCGCCGAGGGAACGATGGCCGAGTACAGCGGAAGGCACCTGGCCCTCTTCGAGCTGGCCAACGCAATAAAGGCCTTCGTGAGCGCGAGCCTTGTCGTGGCGATATTCTTCCCGTGGGGGCTCTCGGGCTACATCGGGCTCACGGGGTTTCCTGCGGTTGTCATAGACCTGCTCTTCCACACCCTCAAGGTCTTCGCCGTGCTCTTCGTGAGCATGAGCGTCTTCAGGGCGGTGACGGGAAGGCTCAGGATAAACCAGGCGGTGAGCCTGTTCTGGACCAGGATGCTTCCGGCGGCAATAGTGGGAGCACTGCTGCTGGCAATAGACACCCTGGGGGTGGTGGCATGA
- a CDS encoding 4Fe-4S binding protein, translating into MRVPPTLSAVLSNLFKKPATNPFPASDPVPTPEGFRGKLVYYPDKCVGCRLCVMVCPAGVIEYVPEVRKVTFWLGRCVFCQQCVDVCPVKALEMSDEFLLATDDKYNDNLRWFKEDEIEALRKKLEEQKKAKEAAKKGAEAQKK; encoded by the coding sequence ATGAGGGTCCCACCGACGCTCTCAGCCGTGCTGAGCAACCTGTTCAAGAAGCCGGCAACCAACCCGTTCCCAGCCAGCGATCCGGTTCCGACTCCAGAGGGCTTCAGGGGCAAGCTCGTCTACTATCCCGACAAGTGCGTTGGCTGCAGGCTCTGCGTCATGGTCTGCCCGGCGGGGGTTATAGAGTACGTTCCAGAAGTCAGGAAGGTCACCTTCTGGCTCGGAAGGTGCGTCTTCTGCCAGCAGTGTGTGGACGTCTGCCCCGTGAAGGCCCTGGAGATGAGCGATGAGTTCCTCCTGGCCACGGACGACAAGTACAACGACAACCTCCGCTGGTTCAAGGAGGACGAAATAGAGGCGCTCAGAAAGAAGCTGGAGGAGCAGAAGAAGGCCAAAGAGGCGGCAAAGAAAGGGGCCGAAGCTCAGAAGAAGTAG